In the Sus scrofa isolate TJ Tabasco breed Duroc chromosome 7, Sscrofa11.1, whole genome shotgun sequence genome, one interval contains:
- the SLA-5 gene encoding MHC class I antigen 5 precursor (The RefSeq protein has 8 substitutions, 12 frameshifts compared to this genomic sequence) — MGPRGLFLLLSGALALTGTRAGPHSLSYLFTSVSRPGRGEPRFIAVGCVDDTPLVRFDSDARKPRKEPRAWWIEQEGPEYWDEETRISKDNAQTLRGNLNTLRGYYNQSEARSHTIQSLFGCDVGPDRLLLRRYRQDAYDGADYLALNEDLRSWTAADTAAQITKRKWETANVAEQERSYLQGLCVEGLQKYLEMGEDTLQRAEPPKTHVTRHPSSDLGVTLRCWALGFYPKEISLTWQREGQDQSQDMELVETRPSGDGTFQKWAALVVPPGEEQSYTCHVQHEGLQEPLTLRWDPAQTPVPMVGIIVGLVLVLVAGAMVAGVVIWRLKRSGEKGGSYTQAAGSDSAQGSDVFLPMDPRV, encoded by the exons ATGGGGCCCCGAGCCCTCTTCCTGCTGCTGTCGG CCCTGGCCCTGACCGGGACTCGGGCAG GTCCCCACTCCCTGAGCTATCTCTTCACCTCGGTGTCCCGGCCTGGCCGCGGGGAGCCCCGCTTCATCGCCGTCGGCTGCGTGGACGACACGCCGTTGGTGCGGTTCGACAGCGACGCCCGGAAGCCCAGGAAGGAGCCGCGGGCATGGTGGATAGAGCAGGAGGGGCCGGAGTATTGGGACGAGGAGACGCGGATCAGCAAGGACAACGCACAGACTCTCCGAGGGA TGAACACCCTGCGTGGCTACTACAACCAGAGCGAGGCCA GGTCTCACACCATCCAGAGCTTGTTTGGCTGCGACGT ACCAGACCGGCTCCTCCTCCGCCGGTACAGACAGGAC TACGACGGCGCGGATTACCTCGCCCTGAACGAGGACCTGCGCTCCTGGACCGCGG ACACTGCGGCCCAGATCACCAAGCGCAAGTGGGAGACGGCCAATGTGGCGGAGCAGGAGAGGAGCTACCTGCAGGG GTGTGTGGAGTGGCTCCAGAAATACCTGGAGATGGGGGAGGACACGCTGCAGCGCGCAG agcctccaaAGACACatgtgaccc accccagctctgaCCTGGGGGTCAC GaggtgctgggccctgggcttcTACCCTAAGGAGATCTCCCTGACCTGGCAGCGGGAGGGGC AccagagccaggacatggagCTGGTGGAGACCAGGCCCTCAGGGGATGGGACCTTCCAGAAGTGGGCGGCCCTGGTGGTGCCTCCTGGAGAGGagcagagctacacctgccatgTGCAGCACGAGGGCCTGCAGGAGCCCCTCACCCTGAGATGGG ACCCTGCTCAGACCCCC GTCCCCATCGTGGGCATC GTTGGCCTGGTTCTGGTCCTGGTCGCTGGAGCCATGGTGGCTGGAGCTGTGATCTGGAGGAAGAAGCGCTCAG GTGAAAAAGGAGGGAGCTACACTCAGGCT TCAGGCAGTGACAGTGCCCAGGGCTCTGATGTGCTTCTTCCAATGGATCCTAG GTGA
- the LOC100515902 gene encoding LOW QUALITY PROTEIN: HLA class I histocompatibility antigen, A-11 alpha chain-like (The sequence of the model RefSeq protein was modified relative to this genomic sequence to represent the inferred CDS: substituted 1 base at 1 genomic stop codon) produces MGPGALVLLLSGALALTGTWAGPHSLSYFFTAVSRPDRGEPRFIAVGYVNDTQFVRFDSDAPNPRMEPRAPWMEQEGQDCWDQQTRNVKEEAQIYRGNLRGALGYYNQSVAGSHTLQTKXGCDVGPDGLLLLWYRQDAYGGPDYVALNEDLRSWTAADTAAQIAKRKWEAANVAEQERSYLQGRCVEWLRRYVEMAKDTLQHADPPKTHVTRHPSSDLGVTLRCWALGFYPKEISLTWQREGQDQSQDLELVETRPSGDGTFQKWAALVVPPGEEQSYTCHVQHEGLQEPLTLRWDPAQPPVPMVGITVGLVLVLVAGAMVAGVVIWRKKCSGEKGGSYTRAAGSDSAQGSDVFLPMDPRL; encoded by the exons ATGGGGCCTGGAGCCCTTGTCCTGCTGCTGTCCGGGGCCCTGGCCCTGACCGGGACCTGGGCGG gtccCCACTCCCTAAGCTATTTTTTCACCGCCGTGTCCCGGCCCGACCGCGGGGAGCCCCGTTTCATCGCCGTCGGCTACGTGAACGACACGCAGTTCGTGCGGTTCGACAGCGACGCCCCGAATCCGCGGATGGAGCCGCGGGCGCCGTGGATGGAGCAGGAGGGGCAGGACTGTTGGGATCAGCAGACGCGGAATGTCAAGGAAGAGGCACAGATTTACCGAGGGAACCTGCGCGGCGCTCTCGGCTACTACAACCAGAGCGTGGCCG GGTCTCACACCCTCCAGACCAAGTAGGGCTGCGACGTGGGACCAGAcgggctcctcctcctctggtACAGACAGGACGCCTACGGCGGCCCTGATTACGTCGCCCTGAACGAGGACCTGCGCTCCTGGACCGCGGCGGACACGGCGGCTCAGATCGCCAAGCGCAAGTGGGAGGCGGCCAATGTGGCAGAGCAGGAGAGGAGCTACCTGCAGGGCCGGTGTGTGGAGTGGCTCCGCAGATACGTGGAGATGGCAAAGGACACGCTGCAGCACGCAG ACCCTCCAAAGACACATGTGACCCGCCACCCCAGCTCTGACCTCGGGGTCACCTTGaggtgctgggccctgggcttcTACCCTAAGGAGATCTCCCTGACCTGGCAGCGGGAGGGCCAGGACCAGAGCCAGGACTTGGAGCTGGTGGAGACCAGGCCCTCAGGGGATGGGACCTTCCAGAAGTGGGCGGCCCTGGTGGTGCCTCCTGGAGAGGagcagagctacacctgccatgTGCAGCACGAGGGCCTGCAGGAGCCCCTCACCCTGAGATGGG ACCCTGCTCAGCCCCCCGTCCCCATGGTGGGCATCACTGTTGGCCTGGTTCTTGTCCTGGTCGCTGGAGCCATGGTGGCTGGAGTTGTGATCTGGAGGAAGAAGTGCTCAG GTGAAAAAGGTGGGAGCTACACTCGAGCTGCAG GCAGTGACAGTGCCCAGGGCTCTGATGTGTTTCTTCCAATGGATCCGAGAT TGTGA